The genomic DNA GCAACAGCTTTGAGCCGTCAGGACGTCGCTTCTCAATGGCATCCTTGAGAGCCGCCTGAACCAAGTCAGTGGCCAACGAGTGGCTCACAGACCAGCCCACGACCTTGCGGCTGAACAGGTCCACAACGGCAGCCAGGTAAACCCAGCCGGCTGCCGTGGCCAGGTAGGTTATGTCGGTCACCCACTTCTGGTTGGGAGCCGTTGCAGTGAACTCGCGATCGAGCACATTGGCAGCCGGCCGCTTCGACGGATCGACCTGAGTCGTTGTCGGACGGAACACTTTTCGGCCGGTTTTGCTGCGGATTCCCAGCTCTTTCATCGCTTTGGCGACCGTGTTTCGACAGGCCGTTTCGAGTTCATCGCGATGCTTGAGTTCCTCAGTGATCTTCCTTGAGCCGTAGATCTCGTCGGTTTCCTGATGGACTTGAGCAACGGCTTCGCGCACGCGCAGAGTCCGTTTGGCCCGCTCGCTCTGAGGCCGGTCCAGCGAGTCGTAGTAGCCTGATCGGCTCACCTTCAGCACTCGACACATCTCAGTGATGGAGAACTCAATCCGATGTTCAGCAATCCAGGCGTACTTCACAGCTGATCCTTCGCGAAGTACGCCGTCGCCTTTTCCAAAATGTCGCGCTCCATTTCGGCTCGCTTGAGTTCCTTGGTCAGCCGCTTGACCTCGGCCTTGAGCTGTTCGACGGATGCGTCCTCACCAATCGGCTCTGGCTTGGGAGCCAGCTTGTGATACCAGTTCCGGACAGTTTGCTCACACACGCCGACAGCCTTGGCCGCGCCACGGATGGAGTAGTCTTCATCCGTAATCAGGCGGATGACGTCCTGCTTGAACTCGTCGGTGTACACTCGACGCTTGGGGTCACCAGACGCTTCGGCCGGCGGCTGGAATGGGGCTTTGCTCATGAATCTCGAACTTTTCAAAGGGGCAAAAATTATCGCCCGCCACTGTCCGTTTTTCATGGGCTACCGCACACATGGATCGTGACTGGGAAAAAGGTGAGGCATGGCAGTTCTATCAGCATATGAAAGCCAACCTTGACGAATTACTCGAAATCATGCCCATGGAGGTTGCGAAACACTCCGGCGATATCGATCGCATTTACGAGTCCGGCAAAGTTGCGTTACTGCTGTCGACCGAGGGCGGCCATATGCTCGAAAACGATGTTTCGCGACTCGAAACGCTTTATGCCGATGGAGTGCGAAAATTCTGTCCGTTTCACTATGTCAAAAACAACTTGGGGGACAACGGACAAGATGAACCGCACTTTGGGGGGCTCACACCACTCGGTCGAGAGGCGATCGTCGAGGCAAGCCGGTTGGGAATGGTTATCGATTGTGCGCATGCATCATTCGAAAGTGCATACCAAATTGCGGAATTATCAACTGGACCAATCACCTTCAGCCATGGATTCATGAAGTACAACTCGAAGCGTTTTGGTTCCTATCTCTACGATTTCCCTCGATTCATGTCAAAAGACTACGCCTTTCTTATTGCGCAAACGGGAGGTGTCATCGGCACATGGGCAGTTGCACCGTTCGCCGGAAACGTTGGCAGTGCTGAAGCATTCGTAGAGGCGGTGATGAAGTTGGCAGATACCGTTGGAATCGATCATGTTGCGTGGGCGACCGACTATATCTCAGGTGGCATGCCAGCGTGGTTCCCAGACTTCACCGATCTCCCCAAGCTTTGTGCGATGCTGCTCGAAGGCGGATTCTCTGACCAGGATCTGGCCAAATTCATCGGCGGTAACGCGATCCGCGTTCACCAACAGATCACGGGGCAATAGTCGATCGACTTTCCGGCCAGAATAGGAATAGAAACTATGTTGAAAACTGTCGTCATTGTTTTTGCGATCAGTCTTTTCCCGATCAACATCATCATGGCCGCCGACTACGACCTTGTGATTCTCAACGGTCGCGTGATGGACCCGGAGACAAAACTCGACGCCGTTCGAAATGTTGGCATCAAGGATGGCAAGATCTCCGCTATCACAACCGAGTCCATCAAAGGGAAAGAGACCATCGATGCTAGTGGCCATGTCGTCGCCCCCGGTTTCATCGATACACACTACCATGCACTGGACGGACTCGCTGTTCGGCTTGCATTAAGAGATGGCGTGACAACGGGCATGGATTTGGAATGGGGCGCGCTGAACATTGACGCATGGTATGCCGCGAAGAAAAACAAATGGCCCATGAATTACGGTACTGGGATCAGTCACGAAGGGGCTCGGATGATCGTCCACGATCGGCTCGAACTCAACGACCCCGTCGATGCCACAACAGTCGCAGAGTTAAGAGCCGAAGCAGGCAAGGATGGCGTTATCGGGTGGTCGGAAACTCGCAGCAATATTGAGCAAATGAACCGCATTTCCAAAATCCTTGACGAAGGTCTCCGTCAGGGCGCTATCGGAGTCTCTTCAACCGTTGGTTATATGCGGACTGGCGTCACCACTTACGAGATGTTTGAAGCCCAACGTGCCGCCGCTCGATACGGCAGACTAACGGCTGCACATCCTCGTTTTCATCCCTCATCGCAAACGCCAACGGAATCCCCGCTTGGATTCGACGAGTTGTTCACGAATGCCTTCCTGTTAGGTGCTCCGATGATCTATTGCCACGACAATGACTACGGTTGGTGGGAGATCGAAGAGAAACTGCAAATGGCTCGGGCAAAAGGGCTAAATATGTGGTCGGAGTATTATCCTTACACGGCTGGTTCAACAACAATTGGTGCCGAGTTCTTCCGACCTGACTCATGGGAAAAGGGAATGGGCTATAAATACGAAGAGACACTTTATGATCCCTCGCAGGACAAATTTCTGAATAAGGATGAGTATCTCGACCTTGCCAAGAGTGATCCAGCACGAACGATTGTCTGCTTCATACCACCGCGTAAGGAATGGCTCCCTTTCTGGTTAAAAACGCCTCACATGGCGGTCGGTGCTGATTCAATGTGGTCGGGACTCTCTTGGGATGACAAGTACGAGGAATACAAAGGGCATCCGCGAACCGCAGGTTGCCATGGAAAGGTCTTGCGATTGGGACGGCAATACAACGTGCCCTTGATGTTCAGCCTGGCCCAATTTAGTTATTGGCCAGCGAAGCACCTCGGTGATGCTGGTGTGGACGCGATGAAAGTCCGAGGGCGTTTACAGGTTGGTATGGTTGCTGACATCGTTATTTTTGATTCCAAAAATGCCAAGGACAATGCGACTTACAAGGCAGGCGAACAGGGGCTGCCCACAACCGGGATTCCCTACGTGGTGGTTAACGGGAACATGGTGGTTAAGGATTCCAAATTCCAGAAAGTTTGGGCAGGAGAGCCGATTCGTTATCCGGTTGAAACTCAAGGGAGGTTTACTCCGGCATCGAAGAAACAGTGGTTGAAGAGTCACACAATTGACTCCGGTGGAATCAAGCCGAATGTGAAACCGATGGCAAACTCAAAGGCAGGACTGAAAGAGTCCACGGGTTCGAAAGAAACTGCTTCATCCGAATTGCGCAATCTCCACTCCCCCTCTTGGTTCGCAGGTCGGCTTCCCAAAAACGCTGATTTCTGTTGCGAATACCACATGCTGCTCGCACGAATCGAAAAGCGAAAGACCACAGATCGCCCAAGCAACGCCCGACCATAGGAAACAATATGCGTCTTCACATGCACAACATTCGAATTGGCTCAATCGCGTCAATTTCAAAACAGCTTCACTTCTTTATTCTTGCAATCCTGCTTTCCAGCGGAGCTTCAACGAACGCCGCTGACTACGATCTTGTGATTCTCAACGGTCGTGTGATGGACCCGGAGACAAAGCTCGACGCTGTTCGAAATGTCGGCATCAAGGATGGCAAGATCACCACCATTACTGATGAGTCAATTCAAGGAACCAATTCGATCGATGCAAAGGGGCTGGTCGTGGCTCCCGGATTTCTCGACATGCATCACCATAATGTTGCAGTACCCTTCGGGCAGAAACTCGCACTGCGAGATGGCGTCACGACTCCCATGGAATTGGAACTCGGCGTCTACGAAGTCGACAAGTGGTATGCCGCTCTCAAGGGGAAATCGCAGTCGAACTACGGCGTTTCGGTCGGCACCATGCCGATCCGCGAAACGATCTTCAACCCGAAGTTCAAGACCAAGTTTGCGGGCGACATTCTTTACGATATGCAGATTCCCAAAGAAACTCGGACATCGATGGCCTGGTCAAAAACGATCGCTACAACCAAAGATATGGTTCGATTCCGCAAGATGTTGGAAGAGGGGTTGGATGCAGGAGCGATCGCGATTGGTCACGTGCCCGGTTATATGGTCAGCGGAGTGACCAATGAAGAATCGACCATCGCCCAGCAGTTGGCTGGAAAACACAAAACGTTCGTGGCACTTCATGGCCGGTACTCCAGCCAGATGCCACCAGCCAGTGGGATTCTTGGCACCTATGAGATGATGGCTCCACAAGCGACTTACGGTGGAGGGTTGGTTGTTCAGCACATCACGGCACAAACTCTGGCTGATACGCCGTTCGCTTTGCGGATGATCGATGACGCCCGGTCTCGTGGGACTCATGTCATCGCAGAGATCTATCCTTACGATTATGGCGGGACAATTGTCGGTGCCGACTATCTTCACCCGGACAACTACCAACGCAACATGAAACGCGATTACAAAGACATCATCGAAGTATCTACACTCAAACCGCTCACCAAAGAACGGTATGAAGAGTTAGTGAAGACCGCTCCGGGCACATCGGTGATGTTCTACAATGCCACCGAGCAGACCGTTTACGACGGCTTGGCCCATCCAAGCACCGTGCTTGGCAGCGATGCGTTTGCATATTCCTTGAAAGCCGGCGGACCGGCGATCGAATGGGACACACCCTACGATGGCGTGAATGGGCACCCGCGCGGTGCCGGGGCGCATGCACGGTTGCTGCGACTGGTGCGTGAAGAGAAGGTCGATATTCCCTTGATGTTGGCTATTTCAAAAATGTCCTACACGATTGCCAGATTCATGCAGGACAACGGCGTGCAACAGATGGCAAAGAAGGGGCGAATTCAGGTCGGCTGCGATGCCGACATCACGCTCTTCGATCCAAAGACCGTAATAGATAATTCGACGATGAAGAACGGCGGCTTGCCTTCCACGGGGATTCCGTACGTCATTGTCAACGGCACGGTTGTCGTGAAGGATTCGAAGGTTTTGAAAGGCGTTTATCCCGGACAACCGGTCCGACGGGCGATTCGTGATTAGCGGATTCGTTCACCGCATAGCATTGCGACTTCTTTACAATTGAATCCTGCCACATGGCATCGAGAAACATCGATGTTATCCTCAGCTTAAATTTCATTTGGATGCCGACCATTGCCTCAACCAATTGGGCATTCTCTTCTCTTTCAGAGAGAAGTTCAATGGTTGTTTTTCCACAGTCATGACTTTTCCCAGTCGAAGACTAACGGGATTGACCTGTATCAGGTGAATGCAAAAAAGTCTCGGCAACACGTCACTCATTCCAGGATTCCTATGAACTGAGGTTGCATCAGCCTCCAGCACGACGGAATTGTCGTTCGAGACAGCGGTGGTTTCCACCGACCGCAGTTCGGTTACGTGAAAATCGTAGTCAAGGTGATGACATCCGGCAGTTCGCGAATGGCTCTGGTCGTGACTAATGACGAACCGGCCGATGCTACTAAAAAGTTTGCGGCTGCGGCCACGCCCTCTTGTGCATTTTCGACGCATCGGCCGATGAATCCGAAGGGTCCGAGAGATTTGGCCAAGCTGCATCGGTCTGTTTGACTGACGCTGATTCGGAACAGAGGAAAGTGTGTCATACCTCTGTCTCGTAGCGACTTCTTGAATGCTCTGAGGTCATCGCCAACTACGCGACAAGACCCTGCGTTCGAAGTTTGCTTCCGACGCACGGTCGTCACAATGCTTAGGCATTGACCGTTTCTTTGACAGTTGTTTTTCAGCTGTGCGAACATCTTATTTAATGGCATGGGCTAATCAGTCATCATTCACCTTTTTTCTACATGATGAGCAAGATTCGCAATGGCTGCTGTCCACCATGTCCGTTTCCGACGATCATTTCTTCGCCAACCAAATAAGAAATCTGAATCGTGAGCACAAGCTGCGTACTTTCGCCTGATGGAGCCAACTCGACTGAAATTAGCGATGCTGATAGAGTGGAATCGTCAAGGGAGACACGCTCGCAAAGCAACAGACGCAGCGGCGAGTGAGTGAAGTGTTTCTGATTAAGGGCGTGGATGCGCCACACAAGGCGACGGATGTGCTGGCTAGAAAGGCACTTAATGACCAACAATTCGAAGGCGACGTTTGGCCAGCTGCTAAAGTTGTGGCGCAAGAAGGCATCCTTGAGTCAGCAACAGTTAGCACTTACTGCAGGCACTACGCCTCGGCACCTGTCCTTTATTGAAACCGGTCGGTCACGCCCAGGGCGTAGTATTGTGTTGCGTCTAGGGCAGGCACTCGACCTTCCCCTTCGAAACAGAAATGCGCTGCTGGTGGCCGCGGGCTTTGCTCCTAGCTTCCCTGAACGAGACCTGCAAGATGAGCTAACGCAGCCATATTTCAGGGCCGTGAAATCGATCCTTGAACATCACGAGCCGAATCCCGGTGCTGCATTCAATTCGCTGGGGGCCATCGTGTTGGCTAATAGACCATTCCGCAAGATGTTTCCGGAGTGCCTAAAGCTGTCCCCAGAGCAGGCGGTGGATACATTCTTCTCGCCGGGGCCATATCGGGACCGCATGGAGAACTGGGCAGAGGTGGCATGGGCGTGGATAGATCGGCAGCACCATGAAGTCGCCCGCACAGACAATGTCGAGCTTGCCCGTTTGGTTGAGCGGGCATTGGACCACATGATCGATGTGGAACGGCCCGAGCCTTCGGAAGGCGGACCAGAAGTAATCGGCCCCCGTTTCCGAGTCGGTGACCGGGTAATTACAACGTTCTTCACCGTAATGAAGATAGAATCTGCACTAGAGATTGCTCTCAGTGAATTACGTATTGAGTTGCTCTTTCCACTCGATGTTGCGTCCGCTGAGTTCTTTCAAAATCTCGGATAGTCCAGCGTGCCTGGCCCACAAACACGCCAGCATTCCCTAATCGGGAATTGCGTAGAGTCCAACGCTTAGCGATAAAGACGCCCCGTGACGGTCGTTTACCATCACGGGGTTTCCGCTACGCATATTTTAATCGAGTTAACGAAATGCTTGGACACATAGCCATAGAACGAATGAAAACCTCGCGGAGCTTTCTCCTGGGTTTACTTGAATCGCTTTCCGACGAACATTTGGCAGCTCGTGCTGGAGCGGCAGGCAATCATGCCCTCTGGGTCATGGGCCACATTGCTCAATCGGACGATGTGGTAGCTTCAGCGTTCACCGGAGAGCCAGGTTGCCTTCCTGATGGTCACAGTGAACTTTTTGCGGCAAAGACCTCGTTAAGTGATAACGCTGCCGACTATCCAAGTCGTGACGAGCTTCTCCTTCGCATGACCACGTCGCGTAAGCGTGTCGACGGATGGATAACATCGCTCGACGACCAATCTGCGTTGCAGCCGTCCCCGATACATCTCGCTGCGTTTGCACCAAATCCCATAGCGGCGGCAATTGGTATCTCGCAACATGAGTTCCTGCACGCAGGACAAATCGCAACCGTTAGAGCTTCCTTGGGCTTAAAGCCCGTTTATCAGTAATAGGCGCATAAAGACAATGAGTGAACCGGAAGAGTTTTGGGACAAATCTGCAGGTAACTATGACAAGACCGAGCAAAGATTCGAGCATATCCACAGGAAGAGCAGAGAAAACGCGAGGAAGCACCTGAAGGTCGGTGATGTTGTCTTGGATTATGGATGTGGAACAGGAACTGCGGCCTGTGAGCTCGCCAACCAAGTGAAAGAGATTCACGCCATTGATATCTCATCGAAAATGGTTGAAGCAGCAAAGGGGAAAGCGGACGCGAGAAACTTGCAGAACGTAAGTTTCCTGCAAGCGGATATTTTTGACGAAAGGTACAAAGAAGAGTCGTTTGATGCGATTCTAGCTTTCAACATTTTGCACACGGTGCCCAACCCTCAGGATGTCGTCGAGCGATTTCATGAAATGCTAAAGCCCGAAGGAGTATTCATTTCTGTAACACCTTGCTTGCGGGGCAAGATGTCGTTCCTGGTTAATCTTCAGATTCAGTTTGTTCGGATACTGTGTGCGGTTCGAATAATTCCTATCCCCATAAGAAGACTTAAGAGCTCTGAACTAGACGATTTGATAGCGAATGGCGGTTTTCAGGCTATTTACACTGAAGTGATCTATAGCGGAGCCTCTAGTTATTTCATCGCAGCAAAGAAGAGCGGGGCCGGTGTTTGAGTTGCACAGCGTCATAACAGGGTCTCCGGTTTGGATTGTTTCGGATGCGGAGAAAGTGTGATCGCCACGCCGCGGCCGCGATGTTCGAGATCGCGGTGGATAACTACCGAAGAAGACTCGACAATTCCGCTCGGTGGCAGTGCCGGAACCATGCTGCCGCAATTGAAACACCAGGAATGAAACAACAAATGCCTAACAATCACGAAAAAATCAATTACGTCGAACTACCTGCACGCAACATCGTCACCACAAAGGCATTCTTCGAATCTTGCTTCGGATGGACATTTGCTGACTATGGACCCGAGTACGCAGCGTTTGATGGGGCGGGACTCGACGGAGGATTCTTCCAGTCGGAACTCGTGGCCTCAACGAGTTCTGGTTCGGCACTGGTCGTGTTCTATAGCGAACGGCTCGAAGAAACCCTTCAGAAGATAGTACGATGGGGCGGCGTTATCACTAAGCCGGTGTTCACTTTTCCCGGTGGCCGGCGCTTTCACTTTTCAGAACCAAGCGGAAACGAATTCGCTGTTTGGTCCGACAAGTAGACTCTGCCATCAGCGACTCGACGCGGGGCCGGTGTTTGAGTTGCACAGCGTCATAACAGAGTCTCCGGTTTGGATTGTTTCGGATGCGGAGAAAATGTGATCGCCACGCCGCAGTTACTTGTATCGCGGATCATGGCTGCCCATCGGTCGAATTCATCCCCAATGAGACAGAAATTGAGAAAAACTCATCAAGAGTGTCCAAAACTATCGTCGTCGCGCGTCATGGGGTGTTGGCCGATACGGCGGCCTGTTGTAGTTACTCATCAAAAAAGGAAAGTGACATGGCGAAAAAGAAGTATTTGTGTATCCAACGAAGTCAGCAGGCAAACGAGAGCGGCAATCCATCGCCCGCTCAGATGGAGCAGATGTTTGCCAAGTTCAACGCTTGGAAGGAGAAGTTCGCGGCGAACATCGTCGACATGGGAGGGAAGCTTGGCAGTGGGCAAGTCGTTACACCTGAAGGTGCGACGGACGGTCCGTTCGTCGAAGCCAAGGAAATAGTTGGCGGATTCATGATTGTCGAAGCGGAAA from Rubinisphaera italica includes the following:
- a CDS encoding IS3 family transposase, yielding MKYAWIAEHRIEFSITEMCRVLKVSRSGYYDSLDRPQSERAKRTLRVREAVAQVHQETDEIYGSRKITEELKHRDELETACRNTVAKAMKELGIRSKTGRKVFRPTTTQVDPSKRPAANVLDREFTATAPNQKWVTDITYLATAAGWVYLAAVVDLFSRKVVGWSVSHSLATDLVQAALKDAIEKRRPDGSKLLHHSDRGCQYTSDSYQRTLRTLGITCSMSRTGNCYDNAVAERFFWSLKYEWTNHQIYADLESTRASVFNYIEMFYNERRRHETLEYVSPNDFECQFHKRTADHRRVEKTEAAAAAV
- a CDS encoding transposase, which translates into the protein MKNGQWRAIIFAPLKSSRFMSKAPFQPPAEASGDPKRRVYTDEFKQDVIRLITDEDYSIRGAAKAVGVCEQTVRNWYHKLAPKPEPIGEDASVEQLKAEVKRLTKELKRAEMERDILEKATAYFAKDQL
- a CDS encoding dipeptidase, with amino-acid sequence MDRDWEKGEAWQFYQHMKANLDELLEIMPMEVAKHSGDIDRIYESGKVALLLSTEGGHMLENDVSRLETLYADGVRKFCPFHYVKNNLGDNGQDEPHFGGLTPLGREAIVEASRLGMVIDCAHASFESAYQIAELSTGPITFSHGFMKYNSKRFGSYLYDFPRFMSKDYAFLIAQTGGVIGTWAVAPFAGNVGSAEAFVEAVMKLADTVGIDHVAWATDYISGGMPAWFPDFTDLPKLCAMLLEGGFSDQDLAKFIGGNAIRVHQQITGQ
- a CDS encoding amidohydrolase family protein; protein product: MLKTVVIVFAISLFPINIIMAADYDLVILNGRVMDPETKLDAVRNVGIKDGKISAITTESIKGKETIDASGHVVAPGFIDTHYHALDGLAVRLALRDGVTTGMDLEWGALNIDAWYAAKKNKWPMNYGTGISHEGARMIVHDRLELNDPVDATTVAELRAEAGKDGVIGWSETRSNIEQMNRISKILDEGLRQGAIGVSSTVGYMRTGVTTYEMFEAQRAAARYGRLTAAHPRFHPSSQTPTESPLGFDELFTNAFLLGAPMIYCHDNDYGWWEIEEKLQMARAKGLNMWSEYYPYTAGSTTIGAEFFRPDSWEKGMGYKYEETLYDPSQDKFLNKDEYLDLAKSDPARTIVCFIPPRKEWLPFWLKTPHMAVGADSMWSGLSWDDKYEEYKGHPRTAGCHGKVLRLGRQYNVPLMFSLAQFSYWPAKHLGDAGVDAMKVRGRLQVGMVADIVIFDSKNAKDNATYKAGEQGLPTTGIPYVVVNGNMVVKDSKFQKVWAGEPIRYPVETQGRFTPASKKQWLKSHTIDSGGIKPNVKPMANSKAGLKESTGSKETASSELRNLHSPSWFAGRLPKNADFCCEYHMLLARIEKRKTTDRPSNARP
- a CDS encoding amidohydrolase family protein codes for the protein MRLHMHNIRIGSIASISKQLHFFILAILLSSGASTNAADYDLVILNGRVMDPETKLDAVRNVGIKDGKITTITDESIQGTNSIDAKGLVVAPGFLDMHHHNVAVPFGQKLALRDGVTTPMELELGVYEVDKWYAALKGKSQSNYGVSVGTMPIRETIFNPKFKTKFAGDILYDMQIPKETRTSMAWSKTIATTKDMVRFRKMLEEGLDAGAIAIGHVPGYMVSGVTNEESTIAQQLAGKHKTFVALHGRYSSQMPPASGILGTYEMMAPQATYGGGLVVQHITAQTLADTPFALRMIDDARSRGTHVIAEIYPYDYGGTIVGADYLHPDNYQRNMKRDYKDIIEVSTLKPLTKERYEELVKTAPGTSVMFYNATEQTVYDGLAHPSTVLGSDAFAYSLKAGGPAIEWDTPYDGVNGHPRGAGAHARLLRLVREEKVDIPLMLAISKMSYTIARFMQDNGVQQMAKKGRIQVGCDADITLFDPKTVIDNSTMKNGGLPSTGIPYVIVNGTVVVKDSKVLKGVYPGQPVRRAIRD
- a CDS encoding helix-turn-helix domain-containing protein, translating into MTNNSKATFGQLLKLWRKKASLSQQQLALTAGTTPRHLSFIETGRSRPGRSIVLRLGQALDLPLRNRNALLVAAGFAPSFPERDLQDELTQPYFRAVKSILEHHEPNPGAAFNSLGAIVLANRPFRKMFPECLKLSPEQAVDTFFSPGPYRDRMENWAEVAWAWIDRQHHEVARTDNVELARLVERALDHMIDVERPEPSEGGPEVIGPRFRVGDRVITTFFTVMKIESALEIALSELRIELLFPLDVASAEFFQNLG
- a CDS encoding DinB family protein, whose amino-acid sequence is MLGHIAIERMKTSRSFLLGLLESLSDEHLAARAGAAGNHALWVMGHIAQSDDVVASAFTGEPGCLPDGHSELFAAKTSLSDNAADYPSRDELLLRMTTSRKRVDGWITSLDDQSALQPSPIHLAAFAPNPIAAAIGISQHEFLHAGQIATVRASLGLKPVYQ
- a CDS encoding class I SAM-dependent methyltransferase; amino-acid sequence: MSEPEEFWDKSAGNYDKTEQRFEHIHRKSRENARKHLKVGDVVLDYGCGTGTAACELANQVKEIHAIDISSKMVEAAKGKADARNLQNVSFLQADIFDERYKEESFDAILAFNILHTVPNPQDVVERFHEMLKPEGVFISVTPCLRGKMSFLVNLQIQFVRILCAVRIIPIPIRRLKSSELDDLIANGGFQAIYTEVIYSGASSYFIAAKKSGAGV
- a CDS encoding VOC family protein — protein: MKQQMPNNHEKINYVELPARNIVTTKAFFESCFGWTFADYGPEYAAFDGAGLDGGFFQSELVASTSSGSALVVFYSERLEETLQKIVRWGGVITKPVFTFPGGRRFHFSEPSGNEFAVWSDK
- a CDS encoding YciI family protein; this translates as MAKKKYLCIQRSQQANESGNPSPAQMEQMFAKFNAWKEKFAANIVDMGGKLGSGQVVTPEGATDGPFVEAKEIVGGFMIVEAESIEEAVEVARESPGVAMPGSSVEVREITTP